ATTTCATTTGTTGAGATAACAGGGTTTCTATCATTATATACAACCTCAATTGCATCCTGTGGCAACTGTTTGTTGACAGGCTTTCTTTCCGCGAAACGACGGAATTCTTTCCATGTTTGAAAGGCACCTATGTTGATGAAGATTGGCTCTGTTTGTACAGTCACTCCTCCATCAAGCTTACCAAGGTTTTGTTCACAATATGTGTACCAGTTTTCAAATTGCAACTGCGATTGCTTTGGCCAGCAAAATCCACTAGGGTAAGGTTTGTATTGTGAAAAAATCCAGTTTTCCGTAAGCTTAGAGCTTTCCCATTCTCCGTAAAAAGTGAAGCCTTTACCGTGTTCAACTAGCTCATGATTATAATGAAAAATTGGGTTTTCCAGACTATGATAAATCGGCTGACTTATCCACACATCTTCTGATGTAGCTTCATTACCTTCGTTCGTCAGTTGTACTGCTGCTTCTATTAAACCTTCTGCAAAAAGCTTATAAATATAAACAAATGAAATGTTATTCATCGACTCTGATTCAAATGTTGCCTTTAAAACCATTGCTCCTTGTTGTTGCTCAAACTCCACCTTCTTTGGTTTTCTCTTAGAAAACTCATCGTTATACGGCTTCCCAAGCTTAGGAAACATGAGCGTTGTCGGTTGAGAATCACTCATTATACGACCGGGAATGAATTGATTATTAAACTTACTAAAATATCCTTGGTAGCTCCCATTATATATATGCCAGTATTCATCACATTCCCCGTCAAATTGCGCGCCAATCCCTTTAAAGCCAACCCCAATTCGTTTATTAAAGGTTTGTTCAGTATGACCGTCCCTAATAACACACACTTCTATTTCCGGTCCATAAAAACCATAGTCATGTAAGTATGCATCGATCGGTATAGACATTTTTTCTTTCCCTTGTAATGTTACTTCTATCTTTTGTTGCTTAATCGTTAGCAAATTCGTAGAAGGTAGTGAGAAAGAAAATGTTTGCTCGCCCTTCGATTGATTTTCAATATCAAGGAAAAAGGTTATCTCTTCCCCTGCCATAAATTGCTCTTGTGGTGCAGCAGCTTTTATATTTGCAGGTAATTTTGGATTCACTCCAATTGCAAAAGTAGCTTTTTTGCCATTTATCCACACATTTGTTTGCACAGCTGGATGCGTTCGCCACGGACTTTGCTCTTCCACATAGTCAGCGATTGAGAACATCGCTTCAATAGTCTTTTCACCTTCGACCATGACTTCATTCTCATATAAGAATCTAATTTGCCCTTGCTCTTCCCCTTCAAATCGAAATTGAAGTGGCTCATTGGTTTTATTTATGACATGAAATTGGATTTGATGGGATTTATTACAAACAAGTTCAAAATCCTCTACTGTAGCTTCTACTAAATAGTCATCCGTTTCAATAAGCCGTAAACCACGTCCTGACCTTTCAAACTGCATACGTAATTTTCCATAGTTCTCGTCGTTCCACGAATACTCGTAATAAACAAAATGATTACGCTTAATATCGTCTGGTACGACCTCAATTTGTCGATCACTAGCAGTATACCAATCTACTTTTGCAAAATAACCTTTCACTGCATCTGTAGCGAGCACAGTTGGAATAAAATTCATCAAATGTGTAGTATCATCACGATCTTCCCAAAAGAACCCACATTTTTTGTAAAGAGGAACAGCCTTCGTATTTCCGGGCCATGTATACAAGTCAAGACGCGGCCATTTCCTTTGAATTACTTCGTTTAATACTGTTGTGACGAGCATTTTTCCAATCTTCTTCCCATGATAATCTGGGTGAACATTTAATAATGGAATATACATAGCTCCTCGATCTTCACGGTATTCAGATAAAGAACAATAACCAACTACCATATCTCCGTCCATTGCTAAAAATACTTTAATATTACTAGAATTTTCCTCCTGTACCTTCACCTGTACACCTGTTTTAACAGATGTGGAACCTCCCCAGCCCTCTTGACTGTTATTCCACATATCTGCTACAGCTTCAGCTAATCCGTTATGATATTCTACAATATTAATATCTGATGTCACTTTCCCCATGATCATTCTCCTTATTGAAATGCTCAACAAATCCGTCAGTGATTCCACTCTAGAAGCTTTTTGCTTTCATTTCGTATTTATAGCTTAGTTCTTCTAGAACAATACCTCGTTATTAAAAGTCGCTTGTCATTGTTGAACACTCAGTTGTAGTTTTTTCTTATTTCTACGTTTTACAATTCCTAACCTTATGAAAATCCTTCAACTTTTTTGTTATTACCATCTCAATCTCCTCCTTATATTTTTTTAGATACTAAACTATCCATTGCTAATATTCAAAAAAATAGATTAATACCCATTTTTATACTAACGAATGTACAGATAATTGTAAATGTTTTTTAGAATAGTAATAGTTGTATTAATTTAATTAGCTTTTTAAGTAAGAATTTTTTCCGCTTTGATTGTTTTTCGTACGTAGAAATAATTATGTATCCAACTACAGTGGCTTGGCATATGTTCTTCTATAAAGGCTGTTTTCGCATTAATTGTTGCTTTTCGTACTAAGAGCCAAACACGTAGACAACTAAAGATCGTGGCATCTTTCCTCCTGTACAACAATGACTAACCATGTAAAAACCATAATCGGATAACAATAGCAATAACGTTTAAGAAAAGAGCCTCTATATAAGAGGTAACATTCACATTAGTTATATAAAAAAGTACAAAACTTAAGACACATAAATAACAAAAAGAAATGTATGATTTTACACACATTTCCTTTTAAATGGATATTTTCATATTGACTGTTGTTTAACATTAACCCTGTACATACAGCTATTATTTTTGCTCTTAATATTCGTTTTTTAACTGTCTTTCCCAGATAAACCATAGAGCATAAATTGAATAGTGTGCTCAATCTCTTGTTCGTCATCCCATTCAGCATCAGGTAAAATGAATAACCTTGTAAGAATAAATCCAATACCAGTAGTTAAAATCATACGGATAACCGTTTTTGAAGGGAGATCAATAATATCCCCTTGCTGTTGGAAATGTTCAATAATCTTTTGCAATTGAACATATATATGTTCTGTAAATATACTCGTAAATTGCTCTTTCAGCTCCTCCTGAAAAGGGATCTCTTGCAACAGGATTTTCAGCATCGGTAAATGCTTCTTAGCGAATTCTAAGCGGTTAGTTAGTAACGCTCGAAGAAAATCCTCCGCTTGATTGTATTGATTTTTCTTAAACACTTCTTTCACGAATGATTTTGCGAGCAATGGTGTAATAATTTTTGTCCAAGTTGGAACTACGATTGAAATTAATAGGTCATGCTTGGTTTTGTAATGTCGAAAAATTGTACCCTCTGCTACCCCAGCCCTTTTGGCTATTTCACTAGTAGATGATGCTGCAAATCCCTTTTCGGAAAATATTTCAACAGCAGCCTCAAGGATTTTCTTTTGCTTAGGACTAAGTTTTTCGTCACGACTACCCATTTCTAGAAGCTCTTCAAGCCATTCTTTATCCTGCATTATGATTAACTCCTTATATCTGCTAGCTTTTGCTCTCTTCTATCACCATGTTGAAATACCAGCTTTTTATACTTTTATAATCTTCTATGCTTCTTTAAAGCTACTACATTTAATACCATAAATAATAAAGAGAATCCAAGCAAGACGAATACATCAATTTGTATATCAGCCCAGCCTCCACCACGGATCATAATGTCTCTCATAGCATCCCCACCATACGTCATCGGCATAATTACACTTAATGACTGTAACCACGGTGCCATTGTTTCCAAATGGAATAATCCAGAAAAGAACACCTGTGGAATAATAACTAGCGGGATAAATTGGATCATCTGCAATTCGTTATTAGCAAATGCAGACAAGAATGTTCCTAAAGTGAGTGCAGTTAATGACAATAGAAATGTAATGAGTAACACATACCAAATTGATCCAACCATAATAATATCAAGAATTTCTATTGAGAAGAACACAATGATAGTCGCTTGAACGGTTGTGAATATACCGTATCCTAAAGCATAACCTATAACCATTTCCCACCGTTTGAGCGGTGTAGATAATATACGATCTAACGTACCACTCGTTCTTTCTCGTAAGAAAGAGACCCCTGCAATTAAAAATACGAAGAAAAATGCAAAATAACCGATTAAAAATGGACCAATGTTATCAAAGAGAGCCATCTCATCTGAACCATGTAAATATGTGAATTCAGGCTTTATTAACGATTGTTGCTCGTTTTCCAGCTGTTGAAATGCTTGTTGTATTGATAATAAAACCGCTTTATTGACAGTAGGATCACTACCTTCAAGGCTAATGTGCGGTACATTCTGATCCATAATAATAAATGCATCTATTTCTTGCTCAGTAAGCTTTGTTTCTGCTTCTTCTTGATTTATCGAAAGTAGCTCTACATTTTCCTCTTCTAGTTGCTCTAACAACATATCTGGGACATCA
This genomic interval from Bacillus sp. SM2101 contains the following:
- a CDS encoding ABC transporter permease; the encoded protein is MRIRAMVIRIIRQFLRDKRTIGLMLVAPMFILWLMSLVFDGNEYTPTIGMVDVPDMLLEQLEEENVELLSINQEEAETKLTEQEIDAFIIMDQNVPHISLEGSDPTVNKAVLLSIQQAFQQLENEQQSLIKPEFTYLHGSDEMALFDNIGPFLIGYFAFFFVFLIAGVSFLRERTSGTLDRILSTPLKRWEMVIGYALGYGIFTTVQATIIVFFSIEILDIIMVGSIWYVLLITFLLSLTALTLGTFLSAFANNELQMIQFIPLVIIPQVFFSGLFHLETMAPWLQSLSVIMPMTYGGDAMRDIMIRGGGWADIQIDVFVLLGFSLLFMVLNVVALKKHRRL
- a CDS encoding GNAT family N-acetyltransferase, yielding MGKVTSDINIVEYHNGLAEAVADMWNNSQEGWGGSTSVKTGVQVKVQEENSSNIKVFLAMDGDMVVGYCSLSEYREDRGAMYIPLLNVHPDYHGKKIGKMLVTTVLNEVIQRKWPRLDLYTWPGNTKAVPLYKKCGFFWEDRDDTTHLMNFIPTVLATDAVKGYFAKVDWYTASDRQIEVVPDDIKRNHFVYYEYSWNDENYGKLRMQFERSGRGLRLIETDDYLVEATVEDFELVCNKSHQIQFHVINKTNEPLQFRFEGEEQGQIRFLYENEVMVEGEKTIEAMFSIADYVEEQSPWRTHPAVQTNVWINGKKATFAIGVNPKLPANIKAAAPQEQFMAGEEITFFLDIENQSKGEQTFSFSLPSTNLLTIKQQKIEVTLQGKEKMSIPIDAYLHDYGFYGPEIEVCVIRDGHTEQTFNKRIGVGFKGIGAQFDGECDEYWHIYNGSYQGYFSKFNNQFIPGRIMSDSQPTTLMFPKLGKPYNDEFSKRKPKKVEFEQQQGAMVLKATFESESMNNISFVYIYKLFAEGLIEAAVQLTNEGNEATSEDVWISQPIYHSLENPIFHYNHELVEHGKGFTFYGEWESSKLTENWIFSQYKPYPSGFCWPKQSQLQFENWYTYCEQNLGKLDGGVTVQTEPIFINIGAFQTWKEFRRFAERKPVNKQLPQDAIEVVYNDRNPVISTNEIVIKTEQKKNTSSDGTVQVTLANDTYAGEHEVSVPVKQIHDPFVHVKVKDRRNNIVYYSDRVLLKPSNDKVVHHIVEEDDLKVHRVNNGLIEIGASTDFFPTLFSLKMNGVEWLDSSFPKLTSKSWWNPWSGGIRSTMSDLSNRSWSKESSSIQFATLKDQFHNVWEGLEISTSITEHEKYKGLNFHQYFVMLPGVPVVAHFSKIEQHTGTYLLDKKLETELSIKPNSHLDKTFIQNGDVKVTGGGAEYEAKLELQHAFGGDEVDELLHIIQHDEVSETEVYMNKDVNFTSINQKLHLANRQTIFTKPLLITVGKGKINHKALHHLANLVLTKEEKLHENY
- a CDS encoding TetR/AcrR family transcriptional regulator — protein: MQDKEWLEELLEMGSRDEKLSPKQKKILEAAVEIFSEKGFAASSTSEIAKRAGVAEGTIFRHYKTKHDLLISIVVPTWTKIITPLLAKSFVKEVFKKNQYNQAEDFLRALLTNRLEFAKKHLPMLKILLQEIPFQEELKEQFTSIFTEHIYVQLQKIIEHFQQQGDIIDLPSKTVIRMILTTGIGFILTRLFILPDAEWDDEQEIEHTIQFMLYGLSGKDS